One genomic region from Pyrobaculum islandicum DSM 4184 encodes:
- a CDS encoding metallophosphoesterase family protein, with protein sequence MKPLFQILLTVALVFAASITDPRWAVPTYVTPGGVFNITLDAPTVVKSVALAAPGMEKPLELRFNVSGNVITAYVPADAPLGLYDIVINGGEIYEPKAVWVGNVTGPLRIIQLTDIHVGVELDMASVYRLIHGALYASSGPYDVVFLTGDLADVGGQPWQYALLVRYASTITKPIFAIPGNHDHAGDDPLNNYRRYVGPPYWYRVVGPYLIIGLDSGHDGYLTEEQVKFYGDILRRYPDKVKIVLIHHPPFYLRDAYIVETYRGPQDIDRLNRDPTGRRPYYIVYTSYLYNRPTYERFLNLTIRYRVALVMAGHVHSGNSTVVINGTYFVTTRTLGGSIDKSHGFRTYVVYPDGRVQIDPETLTYKNYAVVTWGTKAAQIYIDSDLLPGTIAIDLPGQYQGLKTLNGTAQLVEAKKHPLAKYTRYYISIVGKPVWLAIGDYAPAPAVAIEKIMPRFPTPGDVVTVTIKAEDPNVGIPFLTVDGKKILASYPSEQPVYQYRFKYDKPTTLQIQAPGGQPTTIQIGQATPSPTTPTPTATPTPSPTPSKTPTPTTPTATPTPTPSPTPTPTLTVAPAPAPFPTEAVVLVIIAAVGAALLAALAKTGKKKAETGGTRVYGEK encoded by the coding sequence ATGAAACCACTTTTTCAAATACTCCTCACAGTAGCCCTTGTATTTGCCGCATCAATTACAGACCCCAGATGGGCGGTTCCGACATACGTAACTCCAGGCGGCGTCTTTAACATCACGCTTGACGCACCAACTGTGGTGAAAAGCGTCGCCCTAGCCGCCCCCGGGATGGAGAAGCCTCTAGAACTCAGGTTTAACGTCTCTGGAAACGTCATCACGGCCTATGTCCCAGCAGACGCCCCACTCGGCCTATACGACATAGTCATCAACGGCGGTGAGATATACGAGCCCAAGGCCGTCTGGGTCGGCAACGTCACGGGGCCTCTTAGGATAATCCAGCTTACCGACATACATGTGGGAGTTGAGCTAGACATGGCCTCTGTATACCGCCTAATCCACGGCGCTCTCTACGCCAGCTCCGGCCCCTACGACGTCGTGTTCCTCACCGGCGACCTCGCAGACGTCGGAGGCCAGCCCTGGCAGTACGCCCTACTCGTCAGATACGCCTCCACAATTACAAAGCCCATCTTCGCAATACCGGGGAACCACGACCACGCTGGCGACGACCCACTGAACAACTACAGGAGGTACGTAGGGCCCCCCTATTGGTATAGAGTCGTCGGGCCCTATCTAATAATCGGCCTAGACAGCGGCCACGACGGCTATCTAACAGAAGAGCAGGTCAAATTCTACGGCGACATCTTGAGGCGCTACCCAGACAAGGTAAAGATAGTCCTCATACACCACCCGCCCTTCTACCTAAGAGATGCGTATATAGTCGAGACCTACCGCGGCCCCCAGGACATAGACAGACTCAACAGAGACCCCACCGGGAGGAGGCCCTACTACATCGTCTACACCAGCTACCTCTACAACCGGCCCACCTACGAGAGATTTCTCAACCTAACGATAAGGTACAGGGTGGCCCTAGTGATGGCCGGCCACGTACACTCCGGCAACTCCACAGTAGTGATAAACGGCACCTACTTCGTCACCACGAGGACATTAGGCGGCTCCATAGACAAGTCCCACGGCTTTAGAACCTACGTCGTCTACCCAGACGGCCGCGTCCAGATAGACCCAGAAACCCTCACCTACAAAAACTACGCCGTGGTGACCTGGGGCACTAAAGCCGCCCAGATATACATCGACAGCGACCTCCTCCCCGGCACAATAGCCATAGACCTCCCAGGCCAGTACCAAGGCCTCAAAACTCTAAACGGCACAGCCCAGCTAGTAGAAGCGAAGAAACACCCACTGGCTAAATACACACGGTACTACATCTCTATAGTAGGCAAGCCCGTCTGGCTAGCCATCGGAGACTACGCCCCAGCCCCCGCCGTAGCCATAGAAAAGATAATGCCCAGGTTCCCCACTCCCGGCGACGTAGTGACAGTGACAATAAAGGCAGAAGACCCCAACGTCGGCATACCCTTCCTAACGGTAGACGGCAAGAAAATACTCGCCTCCTACCCAAGCGAACAACCGGTATACCAATATAGATTCAAATACGACAAGCCAACCACACTACAGATACAAGCCCCAGGAGGCCAACCCACAACAATACAGATAGGCCAAGCCACGCCGTCTCCAACCACCCCAACGCCCACAGCCACGCCAACCCCAAGCCCCACGCCAAGTAAAACACCAACGCCAACCACACCAACGGCAACGCCTACTCCCACGCCGTCTCCAACACCTACGCCGACGCTCACAGTAGCCCCAGCACCAGCCCCCTTCCCAACTGAAGCCGTCGTACTTGTCATAATCGCCGCAGTAGGCGCGGCGCTACTGGCAGCTCTCGCCAAAACAGGCAAAAAGAAGGCCGAAACCGGCGGAACCAGGGTATACGGAGAAAAATAA
- a CDS encoding ABC transporter: protein MKSKLVVVLLAAALAAAQQLYVPVLVDVAHGEATKGLDFWVNSTANPLAITDFAMLYVLVPPDAKLDPTLSKLNATKMATIIRGDFSTIDLSKFNVIILGQPPKPLSEAELAALKKWFESGGKVLWCAADSDYPAQGSEESQAVCNDIAEYLGAHIRVDYVSVEDPQYNARAGYRVIGVVDPPPQLAFLGFLAQRVLFHGPGVIAVVLPDGRWVPATSPETQKAYGNIYVIARTTERGTIVEHRTSADGKGRDGKAHKAGDRGVFALMAAEIMPSGSVLILSGETPYGGYEPMTAPIYYRVQLDGPRFLRNLLLWATGNYRELTTMVYQVRQMAQITSDVSSLKNTAAALQNEVSAVKNAVSQVSTKVDAVGGQVAALSQKIDQLAQQLNAAVAEANNAKTTAFVGTALALIFAIVAAALALRRK, encoded by the coding sequence ATGAAGTCCAAACTCGTGGTGGTGCTCCTGGCGGCGGCCCTCGCCGCCGCCCAACAACTCTATGTGCCAGTATTAGTAGATGTAGCACATGGCGAAGCCACAAAAGGGCTGGATTTCTGGGTCAACTCCACGGCTAACCCCCTGGCGATTACAGACTTCGCAATGTTATACGTCCTCGTTCCGCCAGACGCCAAGCTAGACCCCACCCTGTCGAAGCTAAACGCCACTAAAATGGCCACGATAATACGAGGCGACTTCTCTACTATCGACTTGTCCAAGTTTAATGTGATCATCCTCGGACAACCGCCTAAGCCCCTCAGCGAGGCGGAGCTAGCCGCCTTAAAGAAATGGTTTGAGTCTGGAGGCAAAGTGTTGTGGTGCGCCGCCGACTCCGACTACCCAGCCCAGGGCTCGGAGGAGTCGCAAGCCGTCTGTAACGACATAGCTGAATACCTAGGCGCCCACATTAGAGTCGACTACGTCTCAGTAGAGGATCCACAGTATAACGCAAGAGCTGGCTATAGAGTGATAGGCGTTGTCGACCCGCCGCCTCAGCTGGCCTTCCTCGGCTTCCTCGCCCAGCGCGTCCTCTTCCACGGCCCTGGCGTAATCGCCGTAGTGTTGCCCGACGGGAGGTGGGTCCCCGCCACAAGCCCAGAGACGCAGAAGGCCTACGGCAATATCTACGTGATAGCCAGAACCACCGAGAGGGGCACTATAGTTGAGCACAGGACCTCCGCCGACGGCAAAGGCAGAGATGGAAAGGCCCACAAGGCAGGCGACCGCGGCGTCTTCGCGCTGATGGCTGCCGAGATTATGCCAAGCGGAAGCGTGCTCATCCTCTCCGGCGAGACGCCATACGGCGGCTACGAGCCCATGACCGCCCCCATTTACTACAGGGTCCAACTAGACGGGCCTAGATTCCTAAGAAACCTCCTCCTGTGGGCCACTGGCAACTATAGAGAGCTCACGACGATGGTCTACCAAGTCCGTCAGATGGCCCAAATCACATCTGATGTCTCGTCGCTTAAAAACACAGCCGCCGCGCTACAAAACGAAGTCTCCGCCGTTAAAAACGCCGTTTCGCAGGTATCTACTAAGGTCGACGCCGTGGGCGGCCAAGTGGCGGCTCTAAGCCAGAAGATAGATCAACTCGCCCAACAGCTCAACGCCGCCGTGGCTGAGGCTAACAACGCCAAAACCACAGCTTTCGTCGGCACAGCCCTCGCCTTGATATTCGCAATAGTAGCAGCCGCGCTAGCCCTCCGTAGAAAATGA